TGTATGGCGGAATACATCTGGGCCACCTTACCCTCGCGAATGAGGTTACGAATGGCGGGGGTACCGATCATGATCTCATGCGCGGCGACACGGCCGCCCCCGACCTTCTTCAGCAAGGTCTGGGAGATGACCGCCCGCAGGGATTCGGACAGCATGGCGCGGACCATGTCCTTTTCCGCCGCCGGAAACACATCGATGATACGGTCAATGGTCTTGGCCGCAGAACTGGTGTGCAAGGTGCCAAACACCAGGTGACCGGTTTCGGCTGCGGTAAGTGCCAGGCGAATGGTCTCGAGGTCACGCATCTCACCGACCAGGATGGTGTCGGGATCTTCACGCAGTGCGGAGCGCAGGGCCTCATTGAAACCCAGCGTGTCGCGATGCACCTCGCGCTGGTTGATGAGGCACTTTTTCGACTCGTGCACAAACTCGATGGGGTCTTCGACGGTGAGTATGTGCCCGTAATCACTGTTATTCTTGTAATCGACCATCGCCGCCAGCGTGGTCGACTTACCCGAACCGGTGGGTCCGGTCACCAGCACCATTCCGCGCGGGGTGTCGGTGATATCCTTGAAGATAGGGGGACAGTGCAGTTCCTCCATCGTCAGGATCTTGGAGGGAATGGTACGGAACACCGCCCCGGCGCCGCGATTCTGATTGAAGGCATTGACGCGAAAACGCGCCAGCCCTTTGATTTCGAAGGAGAAGTCTGTCTCCAGATACTCCTCGAAATCCTTGCGCTGCTTATCGTTCATGATATCGTACACGAGTCCATGCACGACCTTGTGTTCCATTGGCGGTACATTGATGCGACGGATATCGCCATCGACGCGGATCATCGGCGGAAGCCCAGCGGAGAGATGCAAGTCGGAAGCGCCATTCTTGACGCCAAAGGCAAGCAGTTCCGTGATATCCATTACAATTCCCCTGAGGAGTTTCTGGTCCGCGACAACCGGACATGAACGCGAGCCGATACCTTATAACGTACCCGCATGACGTACAACAACGACAACCTAACCAGACGGCTCGAAGCCGTCCGTGACCGCCTCCGCAGGGCCGAAAAACGCTTCGGCCGCGAAGAGGCCGCGGTGGCGCTGGTGGCGGTCAGCAAGACCCGCCCTGCCGAAGCTATCCGCGCATGCGCCGAGGCCGGTCAGCAGCTATTTGGCGAAAGCTATTTGCAGGAGGCAACCGACAAGGTGACAGCCCTGTTCGGGTTGAACCTGCAATGGCATTTCATCGGTCCCATCCAGTCCAACAAGACACGACCGATCGCCGAAAACTTCCAGTGGGTGCACAGTGTCGATCGCCTGAAGATCGCCCGACGCCTGAGCGAGCAACGTCCCGAGGGAATACCGCCGCTCAACATTTGCCTGCAGGTGAACGTCAGCGGTGAAGTCAGCAAATCCGGGGCAGGCCTTGATGAACTCCCGAATCTGGCACATGAGGTAACGGCATTGCCCAATCTTCGCCTGCGCGGTCTGATGTGTATCCCGGCACCTGCTGATGACTTCGAGAAACAGCGGGAACCGTTTCGGAAACTTCGCGAGGCGAAAACGGCTTTGCAGCGGGATGGGCTGGATCTCGATACCCTGTCCATGGGCATGTCGCACGATCTCGAAGCGGCCGTGGCCGAAGGGGCAACGATGGTGCGCATCGGCACAGCCATCTTCGGGCCAAGAAACTATCGTTAGTGAACACCTAAGAGATTTACCGCAAAGGCGCAAAGTGCGCGAAGACCTGATGGCCTGTCAAGACGAGAGCAGAGTGACCGTATATTTTGTGCCGTTCGCTTCAGAATGCGGCTAGAGAGGAAAGTGCCGTAACCTATGGTAGTTATGGCAACCCGAAATTTTCGTAACTCAGGTTGTTTGTTGGGCCTTGCGATGCAGAATCCAGAAAATCATCGATCTTTGCGCGCTTTGCGCCTTTGCGGTTTGAAATCAAAGCCAATACGGAACTATCGAAGCGGGGAGTCTATGGAAAACAAGACCATCGGTTTCATCGGCGGGGGCAACATGGCCTCCAGCCTCATTGGTGGCCTGATCGCCGACGGCTTTCCGGCTGCACAGTTGTGGGTGGCCGATCCGGATGCGGAACGGCGTGAGGCACTGGGCCGGCGTTTCGGCGTCCACACCACGGCAGACAACCGCGAATTGACGGCACAGGCGGAAGTGGTGGTAATGGCAGTCAAGCCCCAGGTCATGCGCGAAGCCTGCCAGGCAATCGGGAACAGCGTCCTTGAGAAACAGCGGCTGGTGATCTCGATCGCGGCCGGGATCCGCATCGAGGCTATCGAGCGCTGGCTGGGAGGCCCCTGTGCCATCGTGCGCACCATGCCCAACACGCCTTCACTGGTGGGCAGCGGGGCAACCGCCCTGTTTGCCAATGCCCGGGTGCAGGCGGACCAGCGGGAACTGGCGGAGGCCATGCTGCGGGCGGTCGGGCTCACGCTGTGGCTCGATGACGAGTCGCAAATGGACGCGGTTACGGCGGTCTCAGGAAGCGGTCCGGCGTATTTCTTCCTAATGATGGAACTGCTCGAAAATGCCGGCACCAGCCTGGGGCTGAAACGGGAGACCGCCCGGTTACTCTCGCTACAGACCGCGTTCGGTGCCGCCAAGCTGGCGTTGGAAAGCCTCGACGACAGCGCCACCCTGCGGGCCCGGGTCACCTCGCCCGGCGGCACCACCGAACGTGCCGTGGCCCTGTTCGAAGAGGGCGGCCTGCGTGAGCTGTTTGAGAAGGCCGTTAGCGGCGCAAGGGATCGCGCGGTCGAGTTGGCCGACAAGCTGGAAAGTGAA
This Thiohalomonas denitrificans DNA region includes the following protein-coding sequences:
- the proC gene encoding pyrroline-5-carboxylate reductase — encoded protein: MENKTIGFIGGGNMASSLIGGLIADGFPAAQLWVADPDAERREALGRRFGVHTTADNRELTAQAEVVVMAVKPQVMREACQAIGNSVLEKQRLVISIAAGIRIEAIERWLGGPCAIVRTMPNTPSLVGSGATALFANARVQADQRELAEAMLRAVGLTLWLDDESQMDAVTAVSGSGPAYFFLMMELLENAGTSLGLKRETARLLSLQTAFGAAKLALESLDDSATLRARVTSPGGTTERAVALFEEGGLRELFEKAVSGARDRAVELADKLESEKP
- a CDS encoding type IV pilus twitching motility protein PilT, producing MDITELLAFGVKNGASDLHLSAGLPPMIRVDGDIRRINVPPMEHKVVHGLVYDIMNDKQRKDFEEYLETDFSFEIKGLARFRVNAFNQNRGAGAVFRTIPSKILTMEELHCPPIFKDITDTPRGMVLVTGPTGSGKSTTLAAMVDYKNNSDYGHILTVEDPIEFVHESKKCLINQREVHRDTLGFNEALRSALREDPDTILVGEMRDLETIRLALTAAETGHLVFGTLHTSSAAKTIDRIIDVFPAAEKDMVRAMLSESLRAVISQTLLKKVGGGRVAAHEIMIGTPAIRNLIREGKVAQMYSAIQTGQQLGMQTLDQNLSELLNKGVIGKQDARAKASNKDAFK
- a CDS encoding YggS family pyridoxal phosphate-dependent enzyme, with product MTYNNDNLTRRLEAVRDRLRRAEKRFGREEAAVALVAVSKTRPAEAIRACAEAGQQLFGESYLQEATDKVTALFGLNLQWHFIGPIQSNKTRPIAENFQWVHSVDRLKIARRLSEQRPEGIPPLNICLQVNVSGEVSKSGAGLDELPNLAHEVTALPNLRLRGLMCIPAPADDFEKQREPFRKLREAKTALQRDGLDLDTLSMGMSHDLEAAVAEGATMVRIGTAIFGPRNYR